The Streptomyces sp. NBC_01142 genomic interval GGAGGAACACGACGTGTCCGTTTTCTACCGGCGGGCCGCTGTGGACGCCGTGCGGCTCGGCACCCCTACGCAGCTTCGCCGGGAAGCGGCCCAGCTCCTCGCCGCCGCGTACGACTCGACCACGGAGTGACCATGAGTACCTCGTCCGCCGTCGATCCGGTCCCCCTGCTGCAGGATCTGATCCGGATCAACACCACCAACCCGCCCGGCAACGAGATCGCCTGTGCCCAGTATCTGGTCGAGCGGCTCGCCCACCGGGACGACCTGGACATCAAGATCGTGGGCCGGAGCCGGGACCGGGCCAACCTGATCGTCCGGTTCCCCGGCCGGGGCATCGCCCCGCCGCTGCTGCTGCACGGACACTCCGACGTGGTACCCGTCTCCGGCCAGGACTGGCAACACCCGCCCTTCGAGGCCACGTTGGTGGACGGAGAGGTATGGGGCCGCGGTTCGATCGACATGAAGGGCGGCCTGGCGATGATGCTGTCGTCGCTGGCACGCCTGCACCAAGCCGGAGAACGGCCGCCCGGTGATGTCGTGCTGGCCGTGGTCGCGGACGAGGAGCACGGCAGCCTGGCCGGCGCCCGTTGGCTGGTCAGGGAGCACCCGGAGCTGTTCGCCGGGATCCGCTGTGCGATCGGCGAGGAGGGCGGCGCCGGAATCGAGCTCGGCGGGCGGCGGTTCCACCCGATCGTCGTCGCGGAGAAGCGTGCCTGCTGGTTCCGGGCGACGCTGCGCGGCCCCGGCGGGCACGCCTCCAGACTCACACCGCCCGGTACGCCCATGGAACAGCTCGGCCGGCTGCTCACCGCGCTGACCGGGGTACGGCTGCCGAGGCACCAGGAGCCCGCCGCCTACCGCATGCTGACCGAGCTGGCCGGCGCCCTGCCGGAGCCGCTTTCCGCGGCGATGCGCGGGATCAGGGACGACAACGACGGCGACGCGCCACCGGCCGGTCTGCCGATGTCACAGGCACTGCAGATCGACTCGCTGCTGCGCAACACCGTGAACCCGACGATCGTGCGGACGAGCGACAAGATCAATGTGGTGCCGGCCGAAATCACCGTCGACCTGGACGGCCGGATTCTGCCGGGAGCCCACACCAGGGAGGAATTCCTCTCCGAACTGCGCGCGCTGACAGGCCCCGACCTGCCGCTGGATTTGCTGGTGGAAGGCCTCCAGGTCGTCCAGGACCGGATCGAGGAGCCCGAGTTCGGCGGGTTCTACGAGACGTTGGCGGACATCACCCGCAAGGCAGACCCGGACGCCGTCCCCCTGCCGATGATGTCGCCCGCATCCACCGACGCCGGATTCTTCGCCCAGCTGGGCATCCGCTGTTACGGCTGGCTGCCGATGAAGCTGCCGGCCGGCAGCGACCACCGCACACTGCTGCACTCCGCCAACGAGCGCATTCCGGTCGAGGCGCTGGAGTTCGGCACCGAGTGCCTGACGTCGCTGCTGCGCGACTACCGGTAGCCACCGGGCATTCATTCCCCATGCAGGAGCCATGATGACCGAAGATCTTTTCGTCCTGCCCGCTTCGTTCGGCCAGCAGCGACTGTGGCTGCTGGAACAGATCCAGCCGGACATGCCGCTGTACAACGAGGCGGTCGGCCTGCGCCTGCGCGGCAGGCTCGAACCGGCCGCGCTGGCCCAGGCGATGACCGAGGTGCTGAGCCGGCACGAGGTGCTGCGAACGGTACTCGAGCTGGACGGCGCGGAGGTCGTACAGGTGGTGCGGGCGCCGGAGCCGGTGGAACTTCCGGTCTCCGACCTCGGCAGCTACGACGAGGCCATCGCCGAAGCGCGCCGTCTCGCCCTGATCCCCTTCGATCTGGGGCGAGGACCACTGATCCGCTGCCGGCTGATGCGGGTCGCGCCCGAGGAGCACCTGTTCGCCATCGTGGTGCACCACGCGGTCGCCGACGGCTGGTCGCTGGGCGTCATGCTGCACGAGCTCACCACGCTCTACCCCGCGGCGACGCGAGGCGAATCGCTGAACCTGCTGCCCGAACTGCCGGTGCAGTACGCGGACTTCGCCGCCTGGCAGAAACAGCGGTGGGACGAGGGCGAACTGGCCGGACAGCTCGAGTACTGGCGCGGGCAACTGGAGGGAACCGTCCCGTTGAGGCTCCCGGTCGATCACGCGCCGACCGGCGCGATCGGCTACGACACGGTGCACGCGCCGCTGAAGCTGCCGGCCGCGATGATCCGGCAGCTGCGCGCGATCGCCTCGGACGGCGACGTCACTCCCTTCATGGTCGTACTCGCCGCGTACGCGGCGGTGCTCTCACGCTGGACCAGGCAGCAGGACGTGGTGGTGGGCCTGCCCTTCGCCGGCCGGTCACAGGCGGACCTGGAGCCGCTCGTCGGTTTCTTCGTCAACACGCTGCCCGTGCGGCTGGACCTCTCCGGAGATCCCGGGTTTCTCGACCTGCTCCGCCAGGTCCGGGAGCGGTGCCTGGGCGCCTATCAGCACGCCGAGGTCCCTTTCGAACTCCTGGTGAACACGCTGAAACCGGAACGGCGAGTGGGACAGACGCCCTTGGCGCAGACCATGCTGGCCGTCAACAACACCTGGTTGCCGGAGTCGGTCGAGGCCGCCGGGCTGACGATCGAACCGGTCCCGCTGCTCCAGGAACGCGCACACTTCGAGGTGACGGTCGACCTGGACGGATCGGACGACGCGCTGAGCGGGTCCGTGGTGCTGCAGTCGGATCTGTTCGGCCAGGAGACCGCGGACCTGCTGGCCAAGTCGATCGTCTCAGTGCTGCGGACCGCATCCGCGAACCCCGGCGCCCACGTGTCGACGCTGTCCTGCCCGCTGGCCGACCAGCGCTCGGCCGCGGAGATCACACAGGAGCCGGCGGTGACCGGCCCTGTGGACCGGGAACCGTCGGACGGCCTGCCGAGGACCTCGACGGAGGTGATGTTGAGCCGGTTGTGGGCCGACGT includes:
- a CDS encoding M20/M25/M40 family metallo-hydrolase; protein product: MSTSSAVDPVPLLQDLIRINTTNPPGNEIACAQYLVERLAHRDDLDIKIVGRSRDRANLIVRFPGRGIAPPLLLHGHSDVVPVSGQDWQHPPFEATLVDGEVWGRGSIDMKGGLAMMLSSLARLHQAGERPPGDVVLAVVADEEHGSLAGARWLVREHPELFAGIRCAIGEEGGAGIELGGRRFHPIVVAEKRACWFRATLRGPGGHASRLTPPGTPMEQLGRLLTALTGVRLPRHQEPAAYRMLTELAGALPEPLSAAMRGIRDDNDGDAPPAGLPMSQALQIDSLLRNTVNPTIVRTSDKINVVPAEITVDLDGRILPGAHTREEFLSELRALTGPDLPLDLLVEGLQVVQDRIEEPEFGGFYETLADITRKADPDAVPLPMMSPASTDAGFFAQLGIRCYGWLPMKLPAGSDHRTLLHSANERIPVEALEFGTECLTSLLRDYR
- a CDS encoding condensation domain-containing protein; the protein is MTEDLFVLPASFGQQRLWLLEQIQPDMPLYNEAVGLRLRGRLEPAALAQAMTEVLSRHEVLRTVLELDGAEVVQVVRAPEPVELPVSDLGSYDEAIAEARRLALIPFDLGRGPLIRCRLMRVAPEEHLFAIVVHHAVADGWSLGVMLHELTTLYPAATRGESLNLLPELPVQYADFAAWQKQRWDEGELAGQLEYWRGQLEGTVPLRLPVDHAPTGAIGYDTVHAPLKLPAAMIRQLRAIASDGDVTPFMVVLAAYAAVLSRWTRQQDVVVGLPFAGRSQADLEPLVGFFVNTLPVRLDLSGDPGFLDLLRQVRERCLGAYQHAEVPFELLVNTLKPERRVGQTPLAQTMLAVNNTWLPESVEAAGLTIEPVPLLQERAHFEVTVDLDGSDDALSGSVVLQSDLFGQETADLLAKSIVSVLRTASANPGAHVSTLSCPLADQRSAAEITQEPAVTGPVDREPSDGLPRTSTEVMLSRLWADVLELDTVGVNDEFYAAGGNSLRAVRVVMRARELGVELPVEKVLGEHTIRELAATV